A window of Candidatus Bathyarchaeota archaeon contains these coding sequences:
- a CDS encoding DUF167 domain-containing protein codes for MSLKETKDGVLLSIFVKPNSPKFKIECDANEVVVYATEEPERGKVNKELLKELSKFFGVKVELASGATSKQKVLLVYATKAAVQSALDLGTRKLN; via the coding sequence GTGAGCCTAAAAGAAACAAAAGACGGCGTCTTGCTTTCCATTTTTGTTAAACCCAACAGCCCCAAATTCAAAATCGAGTGCGATGCCAACGAAGTGGTTGTTTACGCTACTGAGGAGCCAGAACGAGGCAAAGTAAACAAAGAACTCTTAAAAGAGCTATCCAAGTTCTTCGGCGTTAAAGTTGAGCTTGCTTCGGGAGCCACTTCAAAGCAGAAAGTGCTTTTGGTTTATGCAACTAAAGCTGCTGTGCAGTCGGCGCTCGATTTGGGAACTCGTAAACTTAATTAG
- a CDS encoding aspartate kinase, giving the protein MTKQLSKRKIVVKFGGSSLADHERMLKAVNSVVNEAKRGTKIAVVVSAMGKTTDVLLTTAKNTSNGKLAKHELDDILSMGERTSVRIFSTALRNNGVDSCYFDPMDSNWPIITDDKFQNANPDVKACTKNIAEYVLPIVEKGTIPVIAGFVGKTKEGKITTLGRGGSDTTAFLLAEGIAADQVVLVTDAEGIMSSDPKIIQSPQRLPTIDVNTLVGLADSGAKFIHSKALKYKPKTIDVKVISNAYGDLNREGTIITGGLATELDAEIAHQTPVAEITVIGNGLSANPQVITQMIEKVKENTVLLGMSMNTNSIILYVPQTENIAQLFNQLHQITVSNKETIAMAVKRDLVFIKTSGVGLEETHGIIGRISEDLRVNGINISGILTITSSILLFVDWNEREKALKLIKNALKSH; this is encoded by the coding sequence ATGACCAAACAACTCTCTAAACGAAAAATCGTTGTTAAATTCGGCGGCTCCAGCCTCGCCGATCACGAACGCATGCTCAAAGCAGTTAATTCAGTGGTTAACGAAGCGAAGAGGGGCACAAAAATCGCTGTGGTAGTGTCCGCTATGGGCAAAACCACCGACGTTCTCTTAACCACCGCGAAAAACACCTCAAACGGCAAACTCGCCAAACATGAACTCGACGATATCCTTTCCATGGGTGAACGCACCAGCGTACGCATATTTTCCACTGCGTTACGCAACAACGGTGTGGATTCCTGCTACTTTGATCCCATGGATAGTAACTGGCCCATAATCACTGACGACAAATTCCAGAACGCTAACCCTGACGTCAAAGCCTGCACAAAAAACATCGCCGAATACGTCCTGCCCATAGTGGAGAAAGGCACAATACCAGTAATCGCGGGGTTTGTGGGCAAAACAAAAGAAGGCAAAATCACCACTCTGGGCAGAGGCGGAAGCGATACAACCGCTTTCTTGTTAGCTGAGGGTATAGCTGCGGATCAAGTTGTTTTGGTCACTGACGCTGAAGGTATAATGTCTAGTGACCCCAAAATCATCCAGTCACCCCAAAGACTACCCACAATCGACGTCAACACTCTCGTGGGCTTGGCAGATTCGGGAGCGAAATTCATACACAGCAAAGCCCTCAAATACAAACCTAAAACAATCGACGTCAAAGTCATCAGTAACGCATACGGGGACCTCAACAGAGAAGGCACCATCATCACAGGCGGTTTAGCCACTGAACTCGACGCTGAAATCGCGCATCAAACCCCTGTCGCTGAAATCACAGTCATCGGTAACGGGTTATCCGCTAACCCTCAAGTCATCACCCAGATGATTGAGAAAGTCAAAGAGAACACTGTACTTCTGGGTATGTCGATGAATACCAACTCGATCATCCTCTACGTGCCGCAGACAGAAAACATCGCTCAACTCTTCAACCAACTCCATCAAATCACAGTCAGCAACAAAGAAACTATAGCTATGGCAGTCAAAAGAGACCTTGTCTTCATCAAAACTAGCGGTGTCGGCTTAGAAGAAACGCATGGTATCATCGGCAGAATCAGCGAAGACCTCCGCGTCAACGGCATAAACATCAGCGGCATCCTCACCATCACGTCAAGTATTTTGCTGTTTGTAGATTGGAACGAGAGGGAGAAAGCGCTAAAGTTAATTAAAAACGCGCTCAAGTCACATTAG
- a CDS encoding homocysteine biosynthesis protein, whose protein sequence is MSNQAKTRTVEEINQKIRKGDAQVLTAEEMKKLVESSGVEVAFKEVDVVTTGTFGAMCSSGAVINLGHSDPPIKIDHAWINDVEVCHPGAAVDIFIGATNMSEKQPFEYGGGHVISDLVAGKEVEFRATAYGTDCYPRTQVKTTLTKDDLNQFCLLNFRNGYQRYNCAVNSSDETIYTYMSKLLPRFRNATFSGAGELNPLMNDPDYETMGLGTRIFLGGGQGYIIGEGTQHSPKNQNGTLMVKGDAKQMTPEFLQGAAFTKYGTSLYVGLGVPIPILNIGLAKKTAIRDSEILTDIVDYSVPRRDRPKLGQVSYKELKSGSIIINGKKVRVSSLSSLKMAKKVAQTLKSWIEEGTFTLTSPVERLSTTSVFRPMRQTEEIPFVVSVMHPAVTCTEDEEIRAIAERIVTKSVNHIVVVDATGKLRGIVTSWDITRAMAEGKKALADIESRNVITAKPDEPLEIASKRMAQHNISALPVIDIERKVLGIITTEDVAKLLGRRY, encoded by the coding sequence TTGTCCAACCAAGCTAAAACACGAACCGTAGAAGAAATCAACCAAAAAATCCGCAAGGGCGACGCCCAAGTCTTAACCGCTGAAGAAATGAAGAAACTTGTGGAGAGCAGCGGGGTCGAAGTTGCCTTCAAGGAAGTTGATGTGGTTACAACGGGCACTTTTGGTGCTATGTGTTCTTCGGGCGCGGTTATCAATCTCGGTCATTCTGATCCCCCTATCAAAATCGACCACGCATGGATTAATGACGTGGAAGTATGCCACCCCGGTGCTGCGGTTGACATTTTCATTGGCGCTACTAACATGTCGGAGAAACAGCCTTTTGAGTACGGCGGCGGACACGTAATCAGTGACTTAGTCGCAGGTAAAGAAGTTGAATTCCGCGCCACCGCGTATGGCACCGACTGCTACCCCCGCACCCAAGTAAAAACCACCTTAACCAAAGACGACCTCAACCAGTTTTGCTTGCTGAACTTTCGCAACGGCTACCAACGCTACAACTGTGCGGTAAACAGCAGCGACGAAACCATCTACACCTACATGAGCAAACTTTTGCCACGGTTTCGTAACGCCACCTTCTCAGGTGCTGGTGAACTCAACCCCCTTATGAACGACCCCGATTACGAGACGATGGGTTTGGGCACTCGAATATTTCTCGGAGGGGGACAGGGTTACATAATCGGCGAAGGTACACAGCACAGCCCCAAAAACCAAAACGGCACCCTCATGGTTAAAGGCGACGCTAAACAGATGACGCCTGAGTTCCTGCAAGGCGCTGCCTTCACAAAATACGGCACATCGCTGTATGTTGGGTTAGGTGTTCCAATCCCAATCCTTAACATCGGCTTAGCTAAGAAAACTGCTATCCGTGACAGCGAAATCTTAACCGACATCGTCGACTATAGTGTGCCGAGGCGTGACCGACCCAAGTTGGGGCAAGTTAGCTACAAAGAACTCAAATCAGGCAGTATAATCATCAACGGCAAAAAAGTCCGCGTCAGCTCCCTTTCCAGCTTGAAGATGGCTAAGAAGGTAGCCCAGACTTTGAAGTCATGGATTGAAGAGGGCACATTCACATTAACTTCTCCTGTTGAGCGGTTATCAACCACCTCAGTTTTCAGGCCGATGCGCCAAACCGAAGAAATCCCCTTCGTCGTCAGCGTCATGCACCCCGCAGTCACCTGCACTGAAGACGAAGAAATCCGAGCCATAGCTGAACGTATTGTTACAAAATCCGTAAACCACATCGTTGTCGTAGACGCTACAGGTAAACTTCGCGGCATAGTTACCTCATGGGACATAACGCGTGCGATGGCGGAGGGCAAAAAAGCCTTAGCTGACATCGAGTCGCGCAACGTTATAACCGCCAAACCCGACGAACCGCTTGAGATTGCCTCTAAACGTATGGCGCAACATAACATCTCCGCGTTACCAGTCATTGATATCGAGCGGAAAGTGCTGGGCATCATAACCACCGAAGATGTAGCTAAACTTTTAGGGAGACGATACTAA
- a CDS encoding PQQ-like beta-propeller repeat protein produces MSAETKPMKRSVITLSAVASIFVVAAALFFYLQVVYQAGSDARSLVWQTAIPHFATSLAAGDGKVFVDNSYADVACFRGSDGVNLWNTSLSYANYGGGPQVKFYGGKIFASQEEGIVYRLNIYTGAKEMRYQAPPADINNYKRTANFFVADGKLFASNAGTAVFDAASGIQLWKHAYYETNVSQTAKELSPSSYVYMVGGERLNPNTGETIWFFPSATNLQPIVYQDKVIFWNYASNYSYPHDEYAVVCLNAENGKQIWRVDFGKPVFQPVTAEGILMFCAQDGYFYALNLVDGRIKWKTYVDTGGVITKQADYLQREGLSSSFGHFSVDPLVDVVNQKVYCTLWSSIEENRSLINQGEIVCLNTNNGYTQWITQLSNSTITSIKGSAMALVNSKLFVCGNNAVYCFSADSGATLWHRDFEHYVLNPVVADGKVYVAADLYLLAYK; encoded by the coding sequence GTGAGCGCAGAAACCAAACCTATGAAGCGTTCCGTCATCACCTTATCTGCTGTAGCCTCAATTTTTGTGGTTGCCGCTGCGCTTTTCTTTTATCTTCAGGTTGTTTACCAAGCGGGATCGGATGCACGCAGTTTGGTTTGGCAGACTGCAATTCCTCATTTCGCAACAAGTTTAGCTGCAGGAGACGGGAAAGTATTTGTGGATAACAGTTACGCCGATGTTGCATGCTTTAGGGGGTCAGACGGAGTAAACTTGTGGAATACAAGTTTAAGCTACGCAAACTATGGGGGCGGACCGCAAGTCAAATTTTATGGAGGCAAAATTTTTGCTAGCCAAGAAGAAGGCATAGTTTACAGACTTAACATATACACAGGAGCAAAGGAAATGAGGTATCAGGCGCCTCCTGCGGACATTAATAATTACAAGAGAACCGCCAACTTTTTTGTTGCTGACGGTAAACTGTTTGCCTCTAACGCTGGCACCGCAGTTTTTGATGCCGCTTCGGGGATTCAATTATGGAAACACGCATACTACGAAACAAACGTCAGCCAAACTGCAAAGGAACTCTCGCCAAGCAGCTACGTTTACATGGTTGGCGGAGAAAGGTTAAATCCAAACACAGGAGAAACAATTTGGTTTTTTCCAAGTGCAACAAACTTGCAGCCCATAGTTTACCAAGATAAAGTAATTTTCTGGAATTACGCCTCCAACTATAGTTACCCTCACGATGAGTATGCAGTCGTCTGTCTAAACGCAGAAAACGGCAAACAAATCTGGAGAGTCGACTTTGGCAAACCAGTTTTTCAGCCAGTAACCGCTGAAGGTATATTGATGTTTTGTGCGCAGGACGGCTATTTTTATGCGTTAAATTTAGTTGACGGCAGGATTAAGTGGAAAACATACGTAGACACAGGAGGCGTTATTACAAAACAGGCTGATTACTTGCAGCGTGAGGGTTTGTCTTCTTCTTTTGGGCATTTTTCTGTTGACCCCTTAGTTGACGTGGTTAACCAAAAAGTGTACTGCACCTTATGGAGTAGCATTGAAGAAAATCGTAGCTTAATCAATCAAGGCGAAATCGTCTGCCTAAACACCAATAACGGCTATACCCAATGGATTACACAGTTGAGCAACTCAACGATAACCAGCATTAAAGGCTCCGCGATGGCGTTAGTAAACAGTAAACTCTTCGTTTGTGGCAACAACGCAGTTTACTGCTTCAGCGCAGATTCAGGGGCAACATTGTGGCACCGTGATTTCGAGCATTACGTGCTTAACCCAGTGGTTGCAGACGGAAAAGTCTACGTTGCAGCTGACCTCTACTTGTTAGCCTACAAATAA
- the ppcA gene encoding phosphoenolpyruvate carboxylase, with the protein MSNLDESRIIPRTMSTQHPDNASNPEWNKEEVINGNAEVLEAYYAYSTLGCQEVMWDSEGKDTDTRVSRKLLQKYWDFFAGHTIGEDLFLTYRIPNPKIEGAEKKILVETLQNIPVAYDVASLVYKREVAPIFEVILPFTTDGKEIIMLFNYYKKAIVGAEDASIYESTTVKDWIGNFKPKTIKVIPLVEDFDSILHVDTIVAPYLKAVKPKKQRVFIARSDPALNYGLICAVLLSKIALSKLKALEKQHDTSIHPILGVGSKPFRGHLSPDNIDNFLQEYKGLSTVTIQSAFRYDYPTEQVKEGIQTLNQRLPNGTPQFIDEKEQQTLLGILSKCRLEYERQIETIAPFINSVAAYVPPRRARKLHIGLFGYSRCVAGICLPRAISFATALYSIGLPPEFIGLKALNQLSEEEWKALNRHYLKLHYDLKVVGEYVSYGNINMLLEMSHATAKRAGMSEEKLKDSLTTVLGDLDVAEEKLGLKLGPHGMAQRKHENFTNNFLLSYLQKQEAEAKTALTESAKIRKCLG; encoded by the coding sequence ATGAGCAACCTAGACGAGTCCCGAATTATTCCAAGAACCATGTCCACTCAGCACCCAGACAACGCATCAAACCCCGAGTGGAACAAAGAAGAAGTAATCAACGGCAACGCAGAGGTACTGGAAGCCTACTACGCGTACAGCACACTCGGCTGCCAAGAAGTCATGTGGGACTCGGAAGGTAAAGACACCGATACCCGTGTTTCGCGTAAACTTCTCCAGAAATACTGGGATTTCTTTGCAGGCCACACCATAGGCGAAGACCTCTTCTTAACATACCGCATTCCCAACCCCAAAATTGAGGGTGCAGAAAAGAAAATCCTAGTTGAAACCCTGCAAAACATACCCGTCGCCTACGATGTTGCCTCGCTGGTTTACAAACGCGAAGTCGCCCCCATCTTCGAAGTGATCTTGCCGTTCACTACTGACGGCAAAGAAATCATCATGCTTTTCAACTACTACAAAAAAGCCATAGTCGGAGCAGAAGACGCCTCCATCTACGAATCCACAACCGTCAAAGACTGGATAGGTAACTTCAAACCCAAAACCATTAAAGTCATCCCCCTTGTGGAAGACTTCGACAGCATACTCCACGTAGACACCATAGTCGCACCGTACCTCAAGGCAGTGAAACCAAAAAAGCAGCGGGTTTTCATCGCCCGCTCTGACCCCGCCCTAAACTACGGCTTAATCTGCGCCGTGTTGCTCTCAAAAATAGCGCTCAGCAAACTCAAAGCACTCGAAAAGCAGCATGACACATCTATCCACCCCATATTGGGCGTTGGCTCTAAACCTTTCCGCGGGCACCTCTCACCCGACAACATCGACAACTTCCTCCAAGAATACAAAGGCCTCTCCACCGTCACCATACAATCCGCCTTCCGCTACGACTACCCAACCGAACAAGTCAAGGAAGGCATCCAAACTCTCAACCAGCGGCTCCCCAACGGCACCCCACAGTTCATAGACGAAAAAGAGCAACAAACCCTGCTGGGAATACTCTCAAAGTGCCGTTTAGAATACGAGCGCCAGATTGAAACAATCGCGCCCTTCATCAACAGTGTAGCTGCCTATGTGCCGCCGCGCAGAGCCAGAAAACTCCACATCGGACTCTTTGGTTACAGCCGTTGCGTCGCAGGCATCTGCTTACCACGGGCTATCTCATTCGCAACTGCCCTCTACAGCATCGGGTTGCCGCCGGAATTCATAGGCTTAAAAGCGCTCAACCAACTTAGCGAAGAAGAATGGAAAGCACTAAACAGACATTACCTAAAGTTGCACTACGATCTCAAAGTGGTCGGCGAATACGTCTCTTACGGAAACATCAATATGCTGCTTGAAATGTCGCATGCAACCGCTAAAAGGGCAGGGATGAGTGAAGAGAAACTCAAAGACTCCCTTACCACAGTGCTAGGAGACCTCGACGTCGCCGAGGAAAAACTGGGCTTGAAACTGGGGCCACACGGCATGGCGCAACGTAAACACGAAAACTTCACTAACAACTTCCTACTGTCTTATCTCCAAAAGCAGGAAGCAGAAGCAAAAACGGCGCTTACAGAGTCGGCAAAAATAAGGAAATGCCTCGGCTAA
- a CDS encoding nuclear transport factor 2 family protein — translation MKADPRTQTEVIQAFKGMFEAYKKKDLQATLAFWAPDPDVVVIGTGSDEKGSGLKHLTESLQRDFAQGDVLSISVKDFTVSASGMVAWFAADVTFHVKVGENEFDFGTRLTGVMEKVGGSWLWMQMHMSTPCSKQKKGQSWPKPAK, via the coding sequence ATGAAAGCTGATCCTAGAACACAAACCGAAGTCATCCAAGCCTTCAAAGGAATGTTTGAAGCCTACAAGAAAAAAGACCTCCAAGCAACGCTCGCATTTTGGGCTCCAGACCCCGACGTAGTAGTCATAGGAACAGGCTCAGACGAGAAAGGCTCAGGCTTAAAACACCTCACCGAAAGCCTGCAGAGGGATTTTGCTCAGGGCGATGTGCTGTCCATCAGCGTGAAGGATTTCACTGTTTCCGCTTCGGGGATGGTGGCGTGGTTCGCTGCGGATGTAACTTTCCATGTTAAAGTAGGGGAGAACGAGTTTGATTTCGGCACCCGCTTGACTGGAGTTATGGAGAAAGTGGGTGGCAGCTGGCTTTGGATGCAGATGCATATGTCTACGCCGTGCAGTAAACAGAAAAAGGGGCAGTCTTGGCCTAAACCTGCAAAATAG
- a CDS encoding putative metallopeptidase, producing MPIKYYEAPEIKKQVDQLAEECEFYHVVPQFVFCVRSRGSKARRTIARIHGLGKIWQGVLNLPPSYTIEVISEIFDKMSPEDKEKTLIHELMHIPGGFSGGFRPHKGYVERRNVEAVYKKLQSDRAAKRQKKLFP from the coding sequence TTGCCAATCAAGTATTATGAAGCGCCAGAAATCAAAAAGCAAGTTGACCAGCTTGCTGAAGAATGCGAATTCTACCATGTCGTGCCCCAATTCGTTTTCTGCGTCAGAAGCCGTGGCAGCAAAGCCCGCCGCACCATCGCGCGCATCCATGGATTGGGCAAAATTTGGCAAGGCGTCCTTAACTTGCCCCCCTCGTACACTATAGAGGTTATCTCCGAAATCTTTGACAAAATGTCTCCCGAAGATAAAGAAAAAACACTTATCCACGAACTCATGCATATCCCCGGCGGCTTCAGCGGGGGCTTCCGACCTCACAAGGGCTACGTGGAGCGCCGAAACGTGGAGGCCGTTTATAAGAAGTTGCAGAGTGACCGCGCAGCGAAGCGACAGAAGAAGCTATTCCCATAA
- a CDS encoding UPF0280 family protein codes for MTGILIKENFTLKESQCTIISDRPKAIEAAKESIRNSRQELELYVRANPKFLHTLTPVPVPEKPLVAKMMAQAAQKADVGPMAAVAGAIADLAVEAMKQAGCTVAVVENGGEIMADSNQPVDVAVAAGDEPLSKRFGFRLTEFPIAVATSSGRFSHAFSFGDAEAATVFCKNAALADATATSVGNVVKGEDVEGAIKAGICKGLSIEGVEGVFILYKGQVGTAGKIPQMIKVKPSP; via the coding sequence TTGACAGGCATACTCATAAAAGAAAACTTTACCCTAAAAGAATCCCAATGCACCATAATTTCTGACCGCCCAAAAGCCATAGAAGCCGCCAAAGAATCCATCCGCAACAGCCGACAAGAACTCGAACTCTACGTTCGAGCAAACCCCAAATTTCTACACACATTAACCCCTGTCCCTGTGCCAGAGAAGCCGCTGGTTGCCAAAATGATGGCTCAAGCTGCACAGAAAGCCGACGTTGGACCCATGGCAGCCGTCGCGGGAGCCATCGCAGACTTAGCTGTAGAAGCCATGAAGCAGGCAGGTTGCACAGTAGCGGTGGTGGAGAACGGTGGAGAAATCATGGCAGACTCCAACCAACCCGTGGATGTGGCGGTAGCAGCAGGCGATGAGCCGCTTTCTAAACGTTTTGGTTTTAGATTAACCGAGTTCCCCATAGCTGTCGCGACGAGTTCGGGGCGTTTTAGTCACGCGTTTAGTTTTGGGGACGCTGAGGCTGCGACGGTTTTCTGCAAAAACGCCGCCTTAGCTGACGCGACGGCAACTTCGGTAGGTAATGTGGTGAAAGGGGAAGATGTTGAGGGGGCAATCAAAGCAGGCATCTGCAAAGGGCTATCTATTGAGGGTGTTGAAGGCGTCTTTATCCTTTACAAGGGGCAAGTGGGTACAGCTGGCAAGATACCTCAAATGATCAAAGTCAAGCCTTCACCCTGA
- a CDS encoding 4Fe-4S dicluster domain-containing protein produces MGRILIRFNEEQVSEPIASQVIIEYKVPMAILSAHINSKGGEILVEIPDDAEDTIVEALRKRGVTVSVPKSIEVDSEKCFSCGSCVALCPVEAIRLTSDSSVEFDKEKCLGSTCSICVDACPARAIKAVKPNGNGSQNSREKKS; encoded by the coding sequence ATGGGCAGAATACTAATCAGATTCAACGAAGAACAAGTCTCTGAGCCAATCGCGTCACAAGTCATCATCGAATACAAAGTGCCCATGGCTATCCTGTCAGCGCACATAAACTCCAAAGGGGGAGAAATCCTCGTCGAAATCCCCGACGACGCGGAAGACACAATCGTCGAAGCCCTACGCAAAAGAGGCGTCACCGTAAGTGTCCCCAAATCCATCGAAGTGGACAGCGAGAAATGTTTCAGTTGTGGTAGCTGTGTCGCCCTTTGCCCTGTAGAAGCCATCAGGTTAACCTCTGACTCCTCGGTCGAGTTTGACAAAGAGAAATGCTTAGGCAGCACCTGCAGCATCTGCGTGGACGCCTGCCCTGCTCGAGCTATAAAAGCGGTTAAACCTAACGGTAACGGCTCCCAAAATAGCAGGGAAAAGAAAAGTTGA
- a CDS encoding DNA topoisomerase I, whose translation MPLYEMTDLKHVMKSLKHNGIYVPTYDLKGFSVKIQGQKIKLTEKSEPMAVAWTRRVLSTTVPPPDQVFTRNFMREFLEQLKAENPSATFLDGFSKKYLECLEKNLPTENNGGSQALGIDFSEVRAYILDEKAKKEAMTKEEKKKQAEERKVARQKLRDFYGYAEVDGQRLEVANWTAEPSCLFAGRGDHPQRGRWKEGPTKADITLNLSPDAPKPEGWKTTWEPNKMYVAKWVDKLTGKVKYVWFSDTAFLKQNREKEKFQKAENLGKQIGTVEKHIMKNLEDKDVERRKVATVAWLIFAVNMRVGDEKDPDEADTVGAITLRDEHISIEGDKVTFDFLGKDSVRWVKTIQAPPAVIKNLSEFKKDKTVQYLFEGIDSKKVSRFLSEKVPKLTAKVFRTWKCTKTVKEELEKSGVTKDDPDYKKNYAAKMANLKVAEVANHKRKIPPTFDQRVAEKEQKLKEMLEQLEAKKKEGKKTESLETRVERAKLDLELTKLTKEYNLGTSLKSYIDPTAYVKWAKKVKFDIEKFYPKTLRSKFSWALEQRKKADAACDAECITP comes from the coding sequence TTGCCGCTATACGAGATGACTGATTTGAAGCATGTTATGAAGAGTCTAAAACACAACGGCATATACGTCCCCACATACGACCTCAAAGGCTTCAGTGTAAAGATTCAGGGTCAAAAAATCAAGTTAACGGAAAAAAGCGAACCCATGGCGGTTGCTTGGACTCGACGTGTCCTTTCAACAACCGTTCCTCCACCAGACCAAGTTTTCACTCGTAACTTTATGCGGGAATTCCTCGAGCAACTCAAAGCAGAGAACCCCTCTGCAACGTTTCTAGACGGTTTCTCCAAGAAATATCTTGAGTGCCTCGAGAAAAACTTGCCAACTGAGAACAACGGCGGCTCCCAAGCGCTTGGAATTGACTTTTCAGAAGTCAGAGCGTACATTCTTGATGAGAAAGCAAAGAAGGAAGCCATGACTAAGGAAGAAAAAAAGAAGCAGGCAGAAGAACGTAAAGTTGCCAGACAAAAACTCCGAGACTTCTACGGTTACGCTGAGGTGGATGGGCAACGCCTCGAAGTGGCAAACTGGACAGCGGAACCCAGCTGTCTTTTTGCGGGCCGCGGAGATCACCCTCAACGCGGCAGATGGAAAGAAGGCCCAACCAAGGCAGACATCACCCTTAACCTTTCACCCGACGCACCTAAACCCGAAGGCTGGAAGACCACTTGGGAACCAAACAAGATGTACGTTGCTAAATGGGTGGATAAACTCACAGGCAAAGTCAAGTACGTCTGGTTCAGCGACACCGCGTTCCTCAAGCAGAACCGCGAGAAAGAAAAATTCCAGAAAGCCGAAAACCTAGGCAAACAAATAGGCACAGTTGAAAAGCACATCATGAAAAATCTCGAAGATAAAGATGTGGAGCGCCGTAAGGTGGCGACAGTCGCATGGTTAATTTTCGCGGTTAACATGAGGGTTGGCGACGAAAAGGACCCTGACGAAGCAGACACAGTCGGCGCAATTACGCTGCGCGACGAGCACATCAGCATCGAGGGCGACAAGGTAACTTTTGACTTTTTAGGTAAAGACAGCGTGCGTTGGGTAAAAACAATCCAAGCCCCACCTGCAGTAATAAAGAACCTTTCAGAATTCAAGAAAGACAAAACCGTACAGTACCTCTTCGAAGGTATCGACAGTAAAAAAGTCAGCCGTTTCCTCTCTGAAAAAGTGCCTAAACTAACTGCGAAAGTGTTCCGTACTTGGAAATGCACTAAAACCGTCAAGGAAGAACTTGAAAAAAGCGGCGTAACCAAAGATGACCCTGACTACAAGAAAAACTATGCAGCCAAGATGGCTAACCTAAAAGTCGCCGAAGTAGCAAACCACAAACGCAAAATTCCACCTACCTTCGACCAGCGTGTTGCAGAGAAGGAGCAGAAACTCAAAGAAATGCTGGAGCAGCTTGAAGCTAAAAAGAAGGAAGGTAAAAAAACAGAGAGCCTCGAAACCCGCGTTGAACGCGCCAAACTCGACTTGGAACTAACCAAACTCACCAAAGAATACAACCTCGGCACCTCTCTCAAAAGCTACATCGACCCAACCGCCTACGTGAAATGGGCTAAGAAAGTCAAATTCGACATCGAAAAATTCTATCCCAAAACGCTCCGAAGCAAATTCAGTTGGGCGCTGGAGCAGCGCAAGAAAGCTGATGCAGCCTGCGATGCTGAGTGCATAACGCCGTGA
- a CDS encoding 2-amino-3,7-dideoxy-D-threo-hept-6-ulosonate synthase — MNVGKTRRLKKIMQKDNRTVIVPMDHGVTIGPVQGITNMQNITNQLLKGKVDAILVHKGIAKRIDVDGAGLIVMLSGASNLGPNPNGKVQVCSVGEALRLGADAVSVHVNIGAQDEDKMLANLGKVSEECEHYGLPLLAMMYPRGPKITNEHAVEVVAHAARIGAELGADIIKTNYTGNIDTFKTVTESCPAPVVIAGGPKCKSMQEVLQTTFDALKAGAAGLSIGRNVFQCENPTQIAKALSAIVHEGATVEQAQKILGDKL; from the coding sequence TTGAACGTAGGCAAAACCCGCAGACTCAAAAAAATCATGCAGAAAGATAACCGCACAGTAATCGTGCCCATGGATCACGGCGTAACCATCGGACCCGTCCAAGGCATAACCAACATGCAAAACATAACCAATCAGCTTCTCAAAGGCAAAGTTGACGCCATCTTGGTGCATAAAGGCATAGCTAAACGCATCGACGTGGACGGCGCAGGATTAATCGTTATGCTCTCAGGTGCATCCAACCTTGGTCCTAACCCCAACGGCAAAGTCCAAGTTTGCAGCGTGGGCGAAGCTCTTCGCCTTGGTGCCGACGCCGTAAGCGTACACGTCAACATTGGTGCACAGGACGAGGATAAGATGCTTGCGAATCTGGGTAAAGTCAGCGAAGAATGCGAGCATTATGGGTTGCCTTTGTTGGCGATGATGTATCCCCGTGGCCCAAAAATCACAAACGAACATGCAGTCGAAGTGGTGGCGCATGCTGCCAGAATCGGCGCGGAACTCGGTGCAGACATCATCAAAACCAACTACACAGGTAACATAGACACATTCAAAACCGTCACAGAAAGTTGCCCCGCTCCAGTAGTCATTGCGGGTGGACCGAAATGCAAATCAATGCAAGAAGTCCTACAAACCACGTTCGACGCGCTCAAAGCAGGCGCAGCTGGACTCTCGATTGGACGAAACGTGTTCCAATGTGAAAACCCAACCCAAATCGCAAAAGCCCTCTCCGCAATCGTGCATGAAGGCGCAACTGTAGAGCAGGCCCAAAAAATCCTCGGTGACAAACTTTGA